The following are encoded together in the Zingiber officinale cultivar Zhangliang chromosome 8A, Zo_v1.1, whole genome shotgun sequence genome:
- the LOC122011879 gene encoding probable E3 ubiquitin-protein ligase RHC1A — MSRANTHWCYVCRQAIRPLGTTMICPNCDRGFVQDLNELDGSPLDYLGEDYNNHSDNHFGILDALSALMRQHMGGLNREFDVNSRSNAPTGIEIVFDGGHGLGTRRVNIGDYLLGSGFDNLIEQLTRNNSRGPPPASQSAIDSMPTVKISKRHLRGDSHCPVCKDRFELGSEAREMPCKHIYHSDCIIPWLVHHNSCPVCRHQLPSHGSDHIPTRNHHSGGSGSSNSNSGRESGGEGHARRNNSNSSRESGGEGQTRRNPSSTRPSQTANPTSSNANESSGSGSDGIHELHYTGWPFDY, encoded by the coding sequence ATGTCAAGAGCAAATACACACTGGTGTTATGTTTGCAGGCAAGCAATTCGGCCACTTGGAACGACCATGATCTGCCCAAACTGTGATAGAGGATTCGTGCAAGACCTGAATGAGCTAGATGGAAGCCCACTTGATTACTTGGGGGAGGACTATAACAATCACAGTGATAATCATTTTGGAATTCTGGATGCTTTGTCTGCCTTGATGAGACAGCATATGGGAGGACTGAATCGGGAATTTGATGTTAATAGCAGATCCAATGCTCCAACAGGGATTGAGATAGTCTTCGATGGAGGACATGGACTTGGTACAAGGCGTGTCAATATAGGTGACTATCTTCTTGGTTCTGGATTCGATAACCTCATCGAACAGCTCACTAGGAACAACAGTCGCGGCCCACCACCTGCTTCTCAATCAGCAATTGACTCCATGCCCACTGTAAAGATAAGCAAGAGGCATCTCCGTGGTGATTCACACTGCCCTGTTTGTAAAGACAGATTCGAGTTGGGATCTGAAGCACGGGAAATGCCCTGTAAGCATATATATCACTCCGACTGCATTATTCCATGGCTAGTCCATCACAATTCTTGCCCGGTTTGTCGGCATCAGTTGCCATCTCATGGCTCTGACCATATCCCGACTAGAAACCACCATAGTGGTGGCAGTGGAAGCAGCAACAGTAACAGTGGCAGAGAATCTGGTGGTGAGGGCCATGCCAGGAGGAACAACAGCAATAGTAGTAGGGAATCTGGCGGTGAGGGCCAAACCAGGAGGAATCCTTCCTCCACTCGGCCATCGCAGACTGCTAATCCTACTAGCTCTAATGCAAACGAGTCGAGTGGGAGCGGCAGTGATGGTATTCATGAACTCCATTACACTGGATGGCCTTTTGATTATTAA